One stretch of Juglans microcarpa x Juglans regia isolate MS1-56 chromosome 3D, Jm3101_v1.0, whole genome shotgun sequence DNA includes these proteins:
- the LOC121256438 gene encoding alpha-glucan water dikinase, chloroplastic isoform X1, giving the protein MSNIFGNNILHQSLLRPPVVEPQSKLNSSGITANTLFQAASWNQAAAQTRKSPLSTKFLGNNLKVRKPNLAMGTHRPLKFNLRAVLATDPASEQLAGKFNLDGNIELQVGVSSPGQGSVTQLDIQVSYGSDSLVLHWGLIRDRKEKWVLPSRRPDGTKVYKNKALRTPFMKSGSTSFLKIEIDDPEIQAIEFLILDEDQNKWYKNNGENFHVKLCKKEKLTPDVSVPEDLVQIHAYMRWERKGKQMYTPEQEKVEYEAARTELLEEISKGVSVQDLRAKLTKKNDVREDREPSISEKKRIPDDLVQIQSYIRWEKAGKPNYSPDQQFKEFEEARKELQTELEKGASLDEIRKKITKGEIQTKVTKQLHHKKHFGAERIQRKKRDLMQLITKYAAETIEEQDLFKPKDLTGVEIFAKTKEERDRGQVLNKKIYNLADKELLVLVTKSANKTKVHLATDFKEPVTLHWGLSKQRAGEWLEPPPTALPQGSVSVNKAIETRLTSSSSTNPPYEVQYVEVEIEDDSFTGMPFVLVSNENWIKNNGSDFFIEFSAGTKQVQKDAGDGIGTAKGLLHKIAEKESEAQKSFMHRFNIAADLIDQAKNAGELGLAGMLVWMRFMATRQLIWNKNYNVKPREISKAQDRLTDLLQDVYTNYPQYRELLRMIMSTIGRGGEGDVGQRIRDEILVIQRNNDCKGAMMEEWHQKLHNNTSPDDVVICQALINYIERDFDVGVYWKTLNDNGITKERLLSYDRAIHSEPTFRRDQKDSLLRDLGNYLRTLKAVHSGADLESAISNCMGYKSQGQGFMVGVQINPISGLPSGFPDLLKFVLDHVEDKNVEALLEGLLEARQDLQPLLSKSHNRLKDLLFLDIALDSTVRTAIERGYEELNNAPPEKIMYFIALVLENLALSSDDNEDLIYCLKGWNHALSMSNSKDNHWALYAKSVLDRTRLSLTNKAELYQRVLQPSAEYLGSLLGVDQWAVNIFTEEIIRAGSAASLSALLNRLDPVLRNTANLGSWQVISPVEAVGYVVVVDELLSVQNKSFEQPTILVAKSVKGEEEIPDGTVAVLTPDMPDVLSHVSVRARNGKVCFATCFDPSILADLQARKGKLLRLKPTSADITYSELKEGELVDVSSANLKEDASSPRVTLVRKQFSGRYAISSEEFTSDMVGAKSRNISYLKGKVPSWIGIPTSVALPFGVFEKVLSDKANKAVSQKLELLKRKLGGGEFSVLRQIRETVLQLAAPTQLVQELKTKMQSSGMPWPGDEGEQQWEQAWIAIKKVWASKWNERAYFSTRKVKLDHDYLCMAVLVQEIINADYAFVIHTTNPSSGDSSEIYAEVVKGLGETLVGAYPGRALSFLCKKNDLNSPQVLGYPSKPIGLFIKRSIIFRSDSNGEDLEGYAGAGLYDSVPMDKEEKVMLDYSSDPLMIDGNFRHSILSSIARAGSAIEELYGSPQDIEGVIRDGKVFVVQTRPQM; this is encoded by the exons ATGAGTAATATCTTCGGCAATAATATACTCCACCAGAGTTTGCTTCGTCCCCCAGTCGTAGAACCTCAGAGTAAACTCAATTCTTCTGGCATCACCGCCAACACTTTGTTTCAAGCTGCGTCCTGGAACCAAGCAGCAGCGCAGACACGGAAGTCACCGCTATCCACGAAATTTCTTGGGAACAATCTGAAAGTGCGGAAGCCAAATTTAGCCATGGGAACACATCGACCTTTGAAATTTAATCTGCGTGCTGTATTAGCCACAGATCCAGCTTCTGAG CAGCTTGCAGGAAAATTCAACCTTGATGGAAATATAGAATTGCAG GTTGGTGTAAGTTCTCCTGGTCAAGGGTCTGTTACACAATTAGATATTCAAGTCTCCTATGGCAGTGACTCTTTAGTTCTTCACTGGGGTCTTATACGTGATAGAAAAGA AAAGTGGGTACTTCCTTCTCGTCGGCCAGATGGAACGAAAGTGTACAAGAACAAAGCACTGAGAACTCCTTTCATGAAA tCTGGCTCCACTTCATTCCTTAAAATAGAAATCGATGATCCTGAAATACAAGCTATAGAGTTTCTTATACTTGATGAAGACCAAAATAAATG GTATAAAAACAATGGTGAGAACTTTCATGTTAAGTTATGCAAGAAAGAGAAGTTGACGCCAGATGTTTCAGTTCCGGAAGATCTTGTACAGATTCATGCGTATATGAGGTGGGAAAGAAAGGGGAAACAGATGTATACCCCCGAGCAAGAAAAG GTGGAATATGAAGCAGCTCGAACTGAGTTATTGGAAGAAATATCCAAGGGTGTGTCTGTCCAAGACCTCCGTGCGAAGTTGACAAAGAAGAATGATGTTAGAGAAGACAGGGAGCCATCCATTTCTGAAAAAAAGAGAATTCCTGATGATCTTGTACAAATACAATCTTATATCCGGTGGGAGAAGGCAGGGAAACCTAACTATTCCCCAGATCAACAATTT AAAGAATTTGAGGAAGCAAGAAAAGAGTTGCAAACTGAGCTAGAAAAAGGTGCTTCTCTTGATGAGATACGAAAGAAAATTACCAAAGGAGAGATACAAACTAAGGTTACAAAGCAACTGCATCACAAGAAGCATTTTGGTGCCGAAAGGATTCAGCGCAAGAAGAGGGATTTAATGCAGCTTATCACTAAATATGCGGCTGAAACTATAGAGGAGCAAGATTTGTTCAAACCAAAAGACTTGACAGGAGTTGAAATTTTTGCTAAGACAAAGGAAGAACGGGATCGTGGTCAAGTTCTGAACAAGAAAATATACAATCTTGCTGATAAGGAACTTCTT GTACTTGTCACCAAATCTGCAAACAAAACAAAGGTTCATCTGGCCACGGATTTCAAAGAACCAGTTACCCTTCACTGGGGTTTATCCAAGCAAAGAGCTGGAGAGTGGTTG GAACCACCTCCAACAGCATTGCCCCAGGGTTCAGTTTCTGTAAACAAGGCTATTGAAACACGACTTACAAGTAGTTCTTCTACAAATCCCCCTTATGAG GTCCAATACGTAGAAGTAGAGATTGAAGATGACAGTTTTACAGGGATGccatttgttcttgtttctaATGAAAACTGGATAAAGAACAATGGCtcagacttttttattgaattcaGTGCTGGAACCAAGCAAGTTCAAAAG GATGCTGGTGATGGCATCGGCACTGCCAAGGGTTTGTTGCATAAAATAGCAGAGAAGGAAAGTGAGGCCCAAAAATCCTTTATGCACCG ATTTAATATTGCAGCAGATTTGATAGATCAAGCCAAAAATGCTGGGGAACTGGGTCTTGCAGGAATGTTGGTGTGGATGAGGTTTATGGCTACAAGGCAGCTCATATGGAATAAAAATTACAACGTGAAGCCACG TGAGATCAGTAAAGCACAGGATAGGCTTACAGACTTGCTTCAGGATGTTTATACGAACTATCCGCAGTATCGCGAACTTCTGCGAATGATTATGTCTACTATTGGTCGTGGAGGTGAAGGTGATGTGGGACAGCGAATCAGAGATGAGATTCTGGTTATCCAG AGAAACAATGATTGCAAGGGCGCAATGATGGAGGAATGGCATCAAAAGTTACATAATAATACTAGTCCTGATGATGTTGTAATCTGTCAG GCACtgattaattatattgaaaGAGACTTTGATGTTGGAGTTTACTGGAAAACTTTGAATGATAATGGAATAACAAAAGAACGCCTTCTAAGCTATGATCGTGCCATTCATTCTGAACCAACTTTCAGGAGAGACCAGAAGGATAGCCTTTTGCGTGACTTGGGAAACTACTTGAGAACTCTGAAG GCAGTTCATTCAGGTGCAGATCTTGAGTCTGCTATTTCAAATTGTATGGGTTACAAATCTCAG GGTCAAGGCTTCATGGTTGGTGTGCAGATAAATCCCATCTCTGGCTTGCCATCTGGATTTCCA GATCTGCTTAAGTTTGTCCTAGATCATGTTGAAGATAAGAATGTAGAAGCCCTACTCGAG gGTTTGCTAGAGGCTCGTCAGGACCTTCAACCACTTCTCTCTAAGAGTCATAATCGCCTGAAGGATCTTTTGTTTTTGGACATAGCCCTCGATTCTACTGTTAGGACAGCTATCGAGAGAGGATATGAGGAGTTGAATAATGCTCCACCAGAA AAAATTATGTACTTCATTGCTCTGGTTCTTGAAAATCTTGCACTTTCATCAGACGATAATGAGGATCTCATCTACTGCTTGAAG GGATGGAATCATGCCCTAAGCATGTCCAACAGTAAAGACAATCACTGGGCATTATATGCAAAATCAGTGCTTGACAGAACCCGCCTATCGCTTACAAACAAGGCAGAGCTGTACCAGCGAGTTCTGCAACCATCAGCAGAGTACCTTGGGTCACTGCTCGGAGTGGATCAATGGGCT GTGAATATATTTACTGAAGAAATCATCCGTGCTGGATCTGCTGCTTCATTATCCGCACTTCTTAATCGACTTGATCCAGTTCTTCGAAATACTGCTAATCTTGGGAG TTGGCAAGTTATCAGCCCTGTTGAAGCTGTTGGATATGTTGTTGTTGTGGATGAGTTACTTTCCGTTCAGAATAAATCATTTGAGCAGCCTACAATTCTAGTAGCAAAAAGTgtgaaaggagaagaagagattCCAGATGGTACAGTTGCTGTGCTAACTCCTGATATGCCTGATGTCTTGTCCCATGTATCTGTGCGAGCAAGAAATGGGAAG GTGTGCTTCGCTACCTGCTTTGATCCCAGTATCCTGGCCGACCTCCAAGCGAGGAAAGGGAAGTTATTGCGCCTAAAACCTACGTCTGCTGATATAACATATAG TGAGCTGAAGGAGGGTGAGCTAGTAGATGTGAGTTCAGCTAACTTGAAAGAAGATGCTTCTTCACCTCGTGTCACTTTGGTCAGAAAGCAATTTAGTGGTAGATATGCCATATCATCTGAGGAGTTCACAAGTGATATG GTTGGAGCTAAGTCACGTAATATATCATACTTGAAAGGAAAAGTGCCATCTTGGATTGGGATTCCTACATCAGTTGCTCTACCATTTGGAGTATTTGAGAAAGTTCTTTCAGACAAGGCAAATAAG GCAGTTTCTCAGAAGTTGGAGCTTCTGAAGAGAAAGTTAGGAGGAGGGGAGTTCAGTGTACTAAGGCAGATTCGTGAGACAGTTTTACAGTTGGCAGCACCAACCCAattg GTGCAAGAGCTGAAAACTAAGATGCAAAGTTCAGGAATGCCTTGGCCTGGTGATGAAGGTGAACAGCAATGGGAGCAGGCATGGATCGCTATAAAGAAG GTCTGGGCTTCAAAGTGGAATGAGAGGGCATATTTCAGCACCAGAAAAGTGAAATTAGATCACGATTATCTCTGCATGGCTGTCCTTGTTCAGGAAATCATAAATGCTGATTACGCATTTGTAATTCACACCACTAATCCGTCTTCAGGAGACTCATCAGAGATATACGCTGAG GTTGTAAAGGGACTTGGTGAAACACTAGTTGGAGCATATCCTGGTCGTGCTCTAAGTTTTCTCTGCAAGAAAAATGATCTGAACTCTCCTCAG GTGTTGGGTTACCCAAGCAAACCCATTGGCCTTTTTATAAAGCGGTCTATAATTTTCCGATCGGATTCCAATGGTGAAGATCTAGAAGGATATGCTGGTGCTGGTCTTTATGACAG tgTACCAATGGATAAGGAAGAGAAAGTTATGCTGGACTACTCATCTGACCCGCTGATGATTGACGGGAACTTTCGGCACTCGATCCTCTCTAGCATTGCTCGTGCAGGTAGTGCCATTGAGGAGCTGTATGGGTCTCCACAGGACATTGAAGGCGTGATTAGAGATGGAAAAGTATTCGTGGTCCAGACGAGACCTCAGATGTGA
- the LOC121256438 gene encoding alpha-glucan water dikinase, chloroplastic isoform X2 — protein sequence MSNIFGNNILHQSLLRPPVVEPQSKLNSSGITANTLFQAASWNQAAAQTRKSPLSTKFLGNNLKVRKPNLAMGTHRPLKFNLRAVLATDPASELAGKFNLDGNIELQVGVSSPGQGSVTQLDIQVSYGSDSLVLHWGLIRDRKEKWVLPSRRPDGTKVYKNKALRTPFMKSGSTSFLKIEIDDPEIQAIEFLILDEDQNKWYKNNGENFHVKLCKKEKLTPDVSVPEDLVQIHAYMRWERKGKQMYTPEQEKVEYEAARTELLEEISKGVSVQDLRAKLTKKNDVREDREPSISEKKRIPDDLVQIQSYIRWEKAGKPNYSPDQQFKEFEEARKELQTELEKGASLDEIRKKITKGEIQTKVTKQLHHKKHFGAERIQRKKRDLMQLITKYAAETIEEQDLFKPKDLTGVEIFAKTKEERDRGQVLNKKIYNLADKELLVLVTKSANKTKVHLATDFKEPVTLHWGLSKQRAGEWLEPPPTALPQGSVSVNKAIETRLTSSSSTNPPYEVQYVEVEIEDDSFTGMPFVLVSNENWIKNNGSDFFIEFSAGTKQVQKDAGDGIGTAKGLLHKIAEKESEAQKSFMHRFNIAADLIDQAKNAGELGLAGMLVWMRFMATRQLIWNKNYNVKPREISKAQDRLTDLLQDVYTNYPQYRELLRMIMSTIGRGGEGDVGQRIRDEILVIQRNNDCKGAMMEEWHQKLHNNTSPDDVVICQALINYIERDFDVGVYWKTLNDNGITKERLLSYDRAIHSEPTFRRDQKDSLLRDLGNYLRTLKAVHSGADLESAISNCMGYKSQGQGFMVGVQINPISGLPSGFPDLLKFVLDHVEDKNVEALLEGLLEARQDLQPLLSKSHNRLKDLLFLDIALDSTVRTAIERGYEELNNAPPEKIMYFIALVLENLALSSDDNEDLIYCLKGWNHALSMSNSKDNHWALYAKSVLDRTRLSLTNKAELYQRVLQPSAEYLGSLLGVDQWAVNIFTEEIIRAGSAASLSALLNRLDPVLRNTANLGSWQVISPVEAVGYVVVVDELLSVQNKSFEQPTILVAKSVKGEEEIPDGTVAVLTPDMPDVLSHVSVRARNGKVCFATCFDPSILADLQARKGKLLRLKPTSADITYSELKEGELVDVSSANLKEDASSPRVTLVRKQFSGRYAISSEEFTSDMVGAKSRNISYLKGKVPSWIGIPTSVALPFGVFEKVLSDKANKAVSQKLELLKRKLGGGEFSVLRQIRETVLQLAAPTQLVQELKTKMQSSGMPWPGDEGEQQWEQAWIAIKKVWASKWNERAYFSTRKVKLDHDYLCMAVLVQEIINADYAFVIHTTNPSSGDSSEIYAEVVKGLGETLVGAYPGRALSFLCKKNDLNSPQVLGYPSKPIGLFIKRSIIFRSDSNGEDLEGYAGAGLYDSVPMDKEEKVMLDYSSDPLMIDGNFRHSILSSIARAGSAIEELYGSPQDIEGVIRDGKVFVVQTRPQM from the exons ATGAGTAATATCTTCGGCAATAATATACTCCACCAGAGTTTGCTTCGTCCCCCAGTCGTAGAACCTCAGAGTAAACTCAATTCTTCTGGCATCACCGCCAACACTTTGTTTCAAGCTGCGTCCTGGAACCAAGCAGCAGCGCAGACACGGAAGTCACCGCTATCCACGAAATTTCTTGGGAACAATCTGAAAGTGCGGAAGCCAAATTTAGCCATGGGAACACATCGACCTTTGAAATTTAATCTGCGTGCTGTATTAGCCACAGATCCAGCTTCTGAG CTTGCAGGAAAATTCAACCTTGATGGAAATATAGAATTGCAG GTTGGTGTAAGTTCTCCTGGTCAAGGGTCTGTTACACAATTAGATATTCAAGTCTCCTATGGCAGTGACTCTTTAGTTCTTCACTGGGGTCTTATACGTGATAGAAAAGA AAAGTGGGTACTTCCTTCTCGTCGGCCAGATGGAACGAAAGTGTACAAGAACAAAGCACTGAGAACTCCTTTCATGAAA tCTGGCTCCACTTCATTCCTTAAAATAGAAATCGATGATCCTGAAATACAAGCTATAGAGTTTCTTATACTTGATGAAGACCAAAATAAATG GTATAAAAACAATGGTGAGAACTTTCATGTTAAGTTATGCAAGAAAGAGAAGTTGACGCCAGATGTTTCAGTTCCGGAAGATCTTGTACAGATTCATGCGTATATGAGGTGGGAAAGAAAGGGGAAACAGATGTATACCCCCGAGCAAGAAAAG GTGGAATATGAAGCAGCTCGAACTGAGTTATTGGAAGAAATATCCAAGGGTGTGTCTGTCCAAGACCTCCGTGCGAAGTTGACAAAGAAGAATGATGTTAGAGAAGACAGGGAGCCATCCATTTCTGAAAAAAAGAGAATTCCTGATGATCTTGTACAAATACAATCTTATATCCGGTGGGAGAAGGCAGGGAAACCTAACTATTCCCCAGATCAACAATTT AAAGAATTTGAGGAAGCAAGAAAAGAGTTGCAAACTGAGCTAGAAAAAGGTGCTTCTCTTGATGAGATACGAAAGAAAATTACCAAAGGAGAGATACAAACTAAGGTTACAAAGCAACTGCATCACAAGAAGCATTTTGGTGCCGAAAGGATTCAGCGCAAGAAGAGGGATTTAATGCAGCTTATCACTAAATATGCGGCTGAAACTATAGAGGAGCAAGATTTGTTCAAACCAAAAGACTTGACAGGAGTTGAAATTTTTGCTAAGACAAAGGAAGAACGGGATCGTGGTCAAGTTCTGAACAAGAAAATATACAATCTTGCTGATAAGGAACTTCTT GTACTTGTCACCAAATCTGCAAACAAAACAAAGGTTCATCTGGCCACGGATTTCAAAGAACCAGTTACCCTTCACTGGGGTTTATCCAAGCAAAGAGCTGGAGAGTGGTTG GAACCACCTCCAACAGCATTGCCCCAGGGTTCAGTTTCTGTAAACAAGGCTATTGAAACACGACTTACAAGTAGTTCTTCTACAAATCCCCCTTATGAG GTCCAATACGTAGAAGTAGAGATTGAAGATGACAGTTTTACAGGGATGccatttgttcttgtttctaATGAAAACTGGATAAAGAACAATGGCtcagacttttttattgaattcaGTGCTGGAACCAAGCAAGTTCAAAAG GATGCTGGTGATGGCATCGGCACTGCCAAGGGTTTGTTGCATAAAATAGCAGAGAAGGAAAGTGAGGCCCAAAAATCCTTTATGCACCG ATTTAATATTGCAGCAGATTTGATAGATCAAGCCAAAAATGCTGGGGAACTGGGTCTTGCAGGAATGTTGGTGTGGATGAGGTTTATGGCTACAAGGCAGCTCATATGGAATAAAAATTACAACGTGAAGCCACG TGAGATCAGTAAAGCACAGGATAGGCTTACAGACTTGCTTCAGGATGTTTATACGAACTATCCGCAGTATCGCGAACTTCTGCGAATGATTATGTCTACTATTGGTCGTGGAGGTGAAGGTGATGTGGGACAGCGAATCAGAGATGAGATTCTGGTTATCCAG AGAAACAATGATTGCAAGGGCGCAATGATGGAGGAATGGCATCAAAAGTTACATAATAATACTAGTCCTGATGATGTTGTAATCTGTCAG GCACtgattaattatattgaaaGAGACTTTGATGTTGGAGTTTACTGGAAAACTTTGAATGATAATGGAATAACAAAAGAACGCCTTCTAAGCTATGATCGTGCCATTCATTCTGAACCAACTTTCAGGAGAGACCAGAAGGATAGCCTTTTGCGTGACTTGGGAAACTACTTGAGAACTCTGAAG GCAGTTCATTCAGGTGCAGATCTTGAGTCTGCTATTTCAAATTGTATGGGTTACAAATCTCAG GGTCAAGGCTTCATGGTTGGTGTGCAGATAAATCCCATCTCTGGCTTGCCATCTGGATTTCCA GATCTGCTTAAGTTTGTCCTAGATCATGTTGAAGATAAGAATGTAGAAGCCCTACTCGAG gGTTTGCTAGAGGCTCGTCAGGACCTTCAACCACTTCTCTCTAAGAGTCATAATCGCCTGAAGGATCTTTTGTTTTTGGACATAGCCCTCGATTCTACTGTTAGGACAGCTATCGAGAGAGGATATGAGGAGTTGAATAATGCTCCACCAGAA AAAATTATGTACTTCATTGCTCTGGTTCTTGAAAATCTTGCACTTTCATCAGACGATAATGAGGATCTCATCTACTGCTTGAAG GGATGGAATCATGCCCTAAGCATGTCCAACAGTAAAGACAATCACTGGGCATTATATGCAAAATCAGTGCTTGACAGAACCCGCCTATCGCTTACAAACAAGGCAGAGCTGTACCAGCGAGTTCTGCAACCATCAGCAGAGTACCTTGGGTCACTGCTCGGAGTGGATCAATGGGCT GTGAATATATTTACTGAAGAAATCATCCGTGCTGGATCTGCTGCTTCATTATCCGCACTTCTTAATCGACTTGATCCAGTTCTTCGAAATACTGCTAATCTTGGGAG TTGGCAAGTTATCAGCCCTGTTGAAGCTGTTGGATATGTTGTTGTTGTGGATGAGTTACTTTCCGTTCAGAATAAATCATTTGAGCAGCCTACAATTCTAGTAGCAAAAAGTgtgaaaggagaagaagagattCCAGATGGTACAGTTGCTGTGCTAACTCCTGATATGCCTGATGTCTTGTCCCATGTATCTGTGCGAGCAAGAAATGGGAAG GTGTGCTTCGCTACCTGCTTTGATCCCAGTATCCTGGCCGACCTCCAAGCGAGGAAAGGGAAGTTATTGCGCCTAAAACCTACGTCTGCTGATATAACATATAG TGAGCTGAAGGAGGGTGAGCTAGTAGATGTGAGTTCAGCTAACTTGAAAGAAGATGCTTCTTCACCTCGTGTCACTTTGGTCAGAAAGCAATTTAGTGGTAGATATGCCATATCATCTGAGGAGTTCACAAGTGATATG GTTGGAGCTAAGTCACGTAATATATCATACTTGAAAGGAAAAGTGCCATCTTGGATTGGGATTCCTACATCAGTTGCTCTACCATTTGGAGTATTTGAGAAAGTTCTTTCAGACAAGGCAAATAAG GCAGTTTCTCAGAAGTTGGAGCTTCTGAAGAGAAAGTTAGGAGGAGGGGAGTTCAGTGTACTAAGGCAGATTCGTGAGACAGTTTTACAGTTGGCAGCACCAACCCAattg GTGCAAGAGCTGAAAACTAAGATGCAAAGTTCAGGAATGCCTTGGCCTGGTGATGAAGGTGAACAGCAATGGGAGCAGGCATGGATCGCTATAAAGAAG GTCTGGGCTTCAAAGTGGAATGAGAGGGCATATTTCAGCACCAGAAAAGTGAAATTAGATCACGATTATCTCTGCATGGCTGTCCTTGTTCAGGAAATCATAAATGCTGATTACGCATTTGTAATTCACACCACTAATCCGTCTTCAGGAGACTCATCAGAGATATACGCTGAG GTTGTAAAGGGACTTGGTGAAACACTAGTTGGAGCATATCCTGGTCGTGCTCTAAGTTTTCTCTGCAAGAAAAATGATCTGAACTCTCCTCAG GTGTTGGGTTACCCAAGCAAACCCATTGGCCTTTTTATAAAGCGGTCTATAATTTTCCGATCGGATTCCAATGGTGAAGATCTAGAAGGATATGCTGGTGCTGGTCTTTATGACAG tgTACCAATGGATAAGGAAGAGAAAGTTATGCTGGACTACTCATCTGACCCGCTGATGATTGACGGGAACTTTCGGCACTCGATCCTCTCTAGCATTGCTCGTGCAGGTAGTGCCATTGAGGAGCTGTATGGGTCTCCACAGGACATTGAAGGCGTGATTAGAGATGGAAAAGTATTCGTGGTCCAGACGAGACCTCAGATGTGA
- the LOC121256439 gene encoding pectinesterase inhibitor 12-like has protein sequence MAIEHCMISFSLVFLATVTILLAGQARAQSLCDKADYQPLCLSVIKGQTDAHLALESAITVLISQSQRAKISAGKKGDSQNLDVCKENFDDAISNLKTSLKNLKNGDMASLNINLSAALTDFVTCDDTFVESSETNPIGKTDTLLSHMASNCLYLSSLIHKGHHN, from the coding sequence ATGGCTATCGAGCACTGCATGATCTCTTTCTCCCTGGTCTTTCTGGCAACGGTCACCATCCTCCTCGCCGGTCAAGCTCGCGCTCAGAGCCTTTGCGACAAAGCCGACTACCAGCCTCTCTGCCTCTCTGTCATAAAGGGACAGACCGACGCTCATTTAGCCTTGGAGTCAGCCATTACCGTTTTGATTTCCCAAAGCCAACGGGCAAAGATTTCGGCCGGAAAGAAAGGCGATTCCCAGAACTTGGATGTCTGCAAAGAGAACTTTGACGATGCCATTTCCAACCTGAAGACGAGTTTGAAAAACCTCAAGAACGGCGACATGGCCAGCCTGAACATCAACCTATCGGCTGCGCTAACTGACTTCGTGACATGCGACGACACGTTCGTGGAATCAAGCGAGACCAACCCCATTGGCAAGACAGACACGCTCTTGTCTCACATGGCTAGCAACTGTTTGTATTTATCGAGTTTAATTCACAAAGGACATCATAATTAA